One region of Monomorium pharaonis isolate MP-MQ-018 chromosome 11, ASM1337386v2, whole genome shotgun sequence genomic DNA includes:
- the LOC105832656 gene encoding PAN2-PAN3 deadenylation complex catalytic subunit PAN2 isoform X1: MDYPVLGHYDPTVEAPDHGSGEEEQELLWEECSYVVPGEVSTEYVPATEQFGEDFTGAEFQETRALLADGGDRFGVSTAIFDTFEELMWMGNQGGHVTSYYGSGLQKYTSFQVHASQEIRHIHTIDEGILVLSQTQLRCQLRRGIPIFTHTSVNMNDMQCMLQISPTRLLMGGHQDKIIDFNLTRGKETGLVDVDERGCAILRQHSRLICAGNPAGRIDLRDPNTLSIEHTLDTHSGSLSDFDVQGNYLVTCGFSNSRQGLTVDRFLMAYDLRQMRALSPVTTMVYPLLLKFLPSYSSRLAVVSPLGQMQLLDTIYANVQPSMTCLYQVATGGAAILSFDVASTSQCLCFGDSAGSIHLMSTNNPEPQFNTFSRPTEFADPIETLPSISFDDDITPYSIIPMIYSDQPLLSDWPEEFIKKVYRKTPPIDPEILRTMKMQGTIGYAPNPQAFRRNQIPYNLEKRRGLVAKPFAGDSRSKTDDGTFVAIPKRYRKIELKYSRLGYDDFDFDQYNRTSFCGLEATLPNSYCNAMLQLLYYCEPVRVALLSHSCQREFCLSCELGFLFHMLDTSRGFPCQAANFLRAFRTVREASALGLILNDPESKKKINLVVLIQSWNRFILHQIHYEILETRKRQQKEEEARLLKSGSKYPPFVYNEQDFPSILEDLGSRYRNHDDERKKKRKQEEDGKYMWITSKDKTIKKSTEENEVRDDETEISRLFGSEQMHIHRCLKCGQEATKHSIMLLCNLVYPEISNPSEEVPFTNVLARSLRPEKITPAWCDNCQKFTPTLQSRQLTKLPQILALNCGLDTQQDKAFWQNQMDIVVQNVLTGKESSPSSSPVPVTAKPCRYGNNCTRTGCRFRHVGRDSETEKLLPSSSTPSTSSTSAPVTSPPSHLYYLHSWIPHNIEISLEESGEMSVKKINEPKSESDNDMSAQTSMLENGQDDKMVQIVSESGDNDKEKVEKMLQNCNIVSNEEDGKAVKSTNSEISCNTQKIQYGLSAVVCYIDDKNNEERRNIVALLRVGPDYHERSGGHAVSQWYIFNDFCIQPVTPQEAVWFNLDWKVPCVLHYTAIPAPEPIQFVSPLTYDVFGEDKCIARSGGTRGITFTPLSSDEMPKKGELVGIDAEFVTLNQEESELRSDGKMSTIKPSHMSVARITCIRGQGPLEGTPFIDDYISTQEQVVDYLTKFSGIQPGDLDANFSSKHLTTLKSTYQKLRFLVDNGIIFVGHGLKNDFRVINLVVPPEQIVDTVLLFHLPHHRMVSLRFLTWHFLGKNIQSETHDSTEDARAALELYRKYKELERSGTLKATLKELYEVGNQLQWKVPDS, encoded by the exons ATGGACTACCCGGTGTTGGGCCACTACGATCCCACGGTAGAGGCCCCGGACCATGGTAGCGGCGAGGAGGAGCAGGAGCTGCTTT GGGAGGAATGTAGTTATGTTGTGCCTGGGGAAGTGTCCACTGAATATGTACCTGCGACAGAACAATTTGGAGAGGACTTTACCGGGGCTGAGTTTCAGGAAACTAGAGCATTGCTCGCAGATGGCGGAGATAGATTTGGAGTTTCCACTGCCATTTTCGATACGTTCGAGGAGCTTATGTGGATGGGCAATCAAGGG GGTCATGTAACGTCTTACTATGGATCtggtttacaaaaatatacctCTTTTCAAGTCCACGCGTCGCAGGAGATACGACATATTCATACCATAGACGAGGGTATCTTAGTGCTGTCTCAAACCCAGTTGAGATGTCAGTTGCGAAGAGGCATACCAATATTCACCCACAC ATCGGTGAATATGAACGACATGCAGTGTATGCTGCAAATTTCTCCAACCAGACTACTCATGGGTGGTCATCAGGATAAAATAATCGACTTTAACCTTACTAGAGGAAAAGAGACTGGATTA gtGGACGTTGATGAGCGAGGTTGTGCGATACTACGGCAACACAGTAGGCTTATCTGTGCCGGTAATCCTGCAGGAAGGATAGATCTCAGGGATCCAAATACATTATCAATAGAACATACTTTGGACACGCATAGTGGTTCTTTAAGTGATTTTGATGTTCAAGGAAACTATCTTGTTACATGTGGTTTCAGCAACAG tCGTCAGGGCCTCACTGTCGATCGATTTTTAATGGCCTACGATCTAAGACAAATGAGAGCACTAAGTCCAGTTACTACTATGGTGTATCCTCTTTTATTGAAGTTTCTACCAAGTTATTCCAGTCGGCTCGCAGTGGTATCGCCGTTAGGACAAATGCAACTACTTGATACAATATATGCTAATGTACAACCATCAATGACGTGTTTATATCAG gttGCTACCGGTGGCGCGGCGATATTATCATTTGATGTAGCTTCTACATCTCAATGCCTTTGCTTTGGAGACTCGGCCGGCTCTATACATCTAATGTCTACTAACAACCCGGAACCTCAATTCAATACATTCTCTAG ACCTACGGAGTTTGCCGATCCAATTGAAACCTTACCATCCATTTCTTTTGATGACGATATTACACCGTACAGTATTATACCAATGATATATTCAGATCAACCACTTTTAAGTGATTGGCCtgaagaatttataaaaaaagtttatag GAAAACTCCACCAATAGATCCCGAAATCTTGCGCACAATGAAAATGCAGGGAACAATAGGATACGCACCAAATCCTCAGGCTTTTCGCAGAAATCAA ATACCGTACAATCTGGAAAAACGACGTGGCTTAGTCGCGAAGCCTTTCGCGGGGGACTCACGGTCTAAAACAGATGACGGCACCTTTGTAGCCATACCTAAACGTTATCGTAAAATCGAGTTGAAATACTCACGGCTTGGTTACGATGATTTTGATTTTGATCAGTACAATCGAACCAGCTTTTGTGGCCTGGAGGCTACACTTCCCAACAGTTATTGCAATGCTATGCTGCAG TTGCTTTATTATTGCGAGCCTGTAAGAGTAGCATTGCTCTCGCATTCGTGCCAACGAGAGTTTTGTCTTTCTTGCGAATTGGGATTCTTGTTTCACATGCTGGATACATCACGAGGATTTCCTTGCCAAGCTGCGAATTTCCTTAGAGCTTTTAGGACAGTTCGAGAGGCGTCAGCTTTAGGACTTATACTGAACGATCCAGAATCCAAGAAAAAGATCAATCTAGTTGTACTCATTCAA AGCTGGAATAGATTTATTCTACATCAAATACATTATGAGATACTGGAAACGAGGAAAAGACAACAAAAAGAAGAGGAGGCACGACTTCTTAAGTCAGGTTCCAAATATCCCCCATTTGTTTATAATGAACAGGACTTTCCTAGTATTCTCGAGGATCTCGGTTCTCGATATAGAAACCACGACgatgaaaggaaaaaaaagagaaagcagGAGGAGGATGGTAAATATATGTGGATCACATCGAAAG ATAAGACCATCAAAAAATCCACCGAAGAGAATGAAGTGCGAGATGACGAAACAGAGATCAGTCGTCTGTTTGGATCTGAACAAATGCATATACATCGCTGTCTCAAATGTGGGCAAGAAGCTACAAAACATTCTATCATGTTACTTTGTAACTTAGTTTATCCGGAAATAAGTAATCCTT CTGAAGAGGTACCGTTCACAAATGTTCTTGCCCGTAGTTTAAGACCTGAGAAAATTACACCTGCATGGTGTGACAATTGTCAGAAATTTACACCTACTCTCCAGTCTCGACAATTGACTAAACTACCTCAAATACTGGCTCTAAACTGCGGCTTAGATACTCAGCAG GATAAGGCGTTTTGGCAGAATCAAATGGACATCGTAGTACAAAACGTGTTAACGGGAAAGGAGAGCAGTCCTAGCTCCAGTCCTGTGCCCGTCACTGCAAAGCCCTGTCGCTATGGCAATAATTGTACGCGAACCGGATGTCGATTCAGGCACGTTGGCCGTGACTCAG aaacagaaaaattattgccATCGTCCTCTACTCCGTCTACCTCGTCAACCTCGGCGCCCGTTACATCGCCTCCTAGTCATTTGTATTACTTACATTCCTGGATACCTCACAACATAGAGATCTCCCTCGAAGAAAGCGGAGAGAtgtcagttaaaaaaattaatgaaccAAAAAGCGAATCGGATAATGACATGTCCGCGCAGACAAGCATGCTCGAAAACGGTCAAGATGACAAAATGGTACAAATAGTTTCCGAGAGCGGGGATAAcgataaagaaaaagttgagaaaatgttgcaaaattgtaatatagtATCAAACGAAGAAGATGGCAAGGCTGTAAAAAGTACAAATTCGGAGATCTCTTGTAATACTCAAAAGATACAATATGGTCTTAGTGCTGTTGTCTGTTACATCGATGATAAGAATAACGAGGAACGGAGGAACATTGTAGCACTATTACGAGTTGGACCAGATTATCACGAACGATCAGGAGGCCACGCCGTATCGCAATGGTACATCTTCAATGATTTCTG tATACAACCAGTGACACCACAAGAAGCGGTATGGTTTAATCTCGATTGGAAAGTGCCGTGTGTGCTCCATTACACAGCAATACCTGCTCCTGAACCGATACAATTTGTTAGCCCCCTTACGTATGATGTATTCGGAGAAGACAAATGTATCGCTCGCAGTGGCGGAACTAGAGGCATAACGTTTACTCCTCTTTCGTCAGATGAAATGCCTAAAAAAG GAGAGTTGGTAGGGATCGATGCAGAATTTGTTACCTTAAATCAGGAAGAATCCGAGTTACGGAGTGATGGAAAAATGTCTACTATAAAACCGAGCCATATGTCGGTTGCACGAATCACCTGTATACGCGG GCAAGGTCCATTGGAAGGTACACCGTTTATAGACGATTATATAAGTACTCAAGAACAGGTGGTCGACTATTTGACAAAATTCAGCGGCATTCAGCCAGGTGATTTAGATGCGAACTTCAGTAGCAAACATCTCACCACTCTAAAATCAACGtatcaaaaattaagattCTTAGTGGACAATGGCATAATCTTCGTCGGGCACGGCCTAAAAAACGATTTTAG GGTAATAAATTTGGTAGTGCCACCGGAGCAAATAGTAGATACGGTTTTGTTATTCCATTTACCTCATCATCGCATGGTATCATTACGCTTTTTGACATGGCACTTTTTGGGTAAAAACATTCAATCTGAAACTCATGATTCAACCGAGGACGCACGAGCAGCTTTAGAATTATATCGCAAATATAAGGAATTAGAAAGATCTGGTACACTGAAAGCAACACTGAAAGAACTGTATGAAGTTGGCAACCAATTACAGTGGAAA gTCCCTGATAGCTGA
- the LOC105832656 gene encoding PAN2-PAN3 deadenylation complex catalytic subunit PAN2 isoform X2 encodes MDYPVLGHYDPTVEAPDHGSGEEEQELLWEECSYVVPGEVSTEYVPATEQFGEDFTGAEFQETRALLADGGDRFGVSTAIFDTFEELMWMGNQGGHVTSYYGSGLQKYTSFQVHASQEIRHIHTIDEGILVLSQTQLRCQLRRGIPIFTHTSVNMNDMQCMLQISPTRLLMGGHQDKIIDFNLTRGKETGLVDVDERGCAILRQHSRLICAGNPAGRIDLRDPNTLSIEHTLDTHSGSLSDFDVQGNYLVTCGFSNSRQGLTVDRFLMAYDLRQMRALSPVTTMVYPLLLKFLPSYSSRLAVVSPLGQMQLLDTIYANVQPSMTCLYQVATGGAAILSFDVASTSQCLCFGDSAGSIHLMSTNNPEPQFNTFSRPTEFADPIETLPSISFDDDITPYSIIPMIYSDQPLLSDWPEEFIKKVYRKTPPIDPEILRTMKMQGTIGYAPNPQAFRRNQIPYNLEKRRGLVAKPFAGDSRSKTDDGTFVAIPKRYRKIELKYSRLGYDDFDFDQYNRTSFCGLEATLPNSYCNAMLQLLYYCEPVRVALLSHSCQREFCLSCELGFLFHMLDTSRGFPCQAANFLRAFRTVREASALGLILNDPESKKKINLVVLIQSWNRFILHQIHYEILETRKRQQKEEEARLLKSGSKYPPFVYNEQDFPSILEDLGSRYRNHDDERKKKRKQEEDDKTIKKSTEENEVRDDETEISRLFGSEQMHIHRCLKCGQEATKHSIMLLCNLVYPEISNPSEEVPFTNVLARSLRPEKITPAWCDNCQKFTPTLQSRQLTKLPQILALNCGLDTQQDKAFWQNQMDIVVQNVLTGKESSPSSSPVPVTAKPCRYGNNCTRTGCRFRHVGRDSETEKLLPSSSTPSTSSTSAPVTSPPSHLYYLHSWIPHNIEISLEESGEMSVKKINEPKSESDNDMSAQTSMLENGQDDKMVQIVSESGDNDKEKVEKMLQNCNIVSNEEDGKAVKSTNSEISCNTQKIQYGLSAVVCYIDDKNNEERRNIVALLRVGPDYHERSGGHAVSQWYIFNDFCIQPVTPQEAVWFNLDWKVPCVLHYTAIPAPEPIQFVSPLTYDVFGEDKCIARSGGTRGITFTPLSSDEMPKKGELVGIDAEFVTLNQEESELRSDGKMSTIKPSHMSVARITCIRGQGPLEGTPFIDDYISTQEQVVDYLTKFSGIQPGDLDANFSSKHLTTLKSTYQKLRFLVDNGIIFVGHGLKNDFRVINLVVPPEQIVDTVLLFHLPHHRMVSLRFLTWHFLGKNIQSETHDSTEDARAALELYRKYKELERSGTLKATLKELYEVGNQLQWKVPDS; translated from the exons ATGGACTACCCGGTGTTGGGCCACTACGATCCCACGGTAGAGGCCCCGGACCATGGTAGCGGCGAGGAGGAGCAGGAGCTGCTTT GGGAGGAATGTAGTTATGTTGTGCCTGGGGAAGTGTCCACTGAATATGTACCTGCGACAGAACAATTTGGAGAGGACTTTACCGGGGCTGAGTTTCAGGAAACTAGAGCATTGCTCGCAGATGGCGGAGATAGATTTGGAGTTTCCACTGCCATTTTCGATACGTTCGAGGAGCTTATGTGGATGGGCAATCAAGGG GGTCATGTAACGTCTTACTATGGATCtggtttacaaaaatatacctCTTTTCAAGTCCACGCGTCGCAGGAGATACGACATATTCATACCATAGACGAGGGTATCTTAGTGCTGTCTCAAACCCAGTTGAGATGTCAGTTGCGAAGAGGCATACCAATATTCACCCACAC ATCGGTGAATATGAACGACATGCAGTGTATGCTGCAAATTTCTCCAACCAGACTACTCATGGGTGGTCATCAGGATAAAATAATCGACTTTAACCTTACTAGAGGAAAAGAGACTGGATTA gtGGACGTTGATGAGCGAGGTTGTGCGATACTACGGCAACACAGTAGGCTTATCTGTGCCGGTAATCCTGCAGGAAGGATAGATCTCAGGGATCCAAATACATTATCAATAGAACATACTTTGGACACGCATAGTGGTTCTTTAAGTGATTTTGATGTTCAAGGAAACTATCTTGTTACATGTGGTTTCAGCAACAG tCGTCAGGGCCTCACTGTCGATCGATTTTTAATGGCCTACGATCTAAGACAAATGAGAGCACTAAGTCCAGTTACTACTATGGTGTATCCTCTTTTATTGAAGTTTCTACCAAGTTATTCCAGTCGGCTCGCAGTGGTATCGCCGTTAGGACAAATGCAACTACTTGATACAATATATGCTAATGTACAACCATCAATGACGTGTTTATATCAG gttGCTACCGGTGGCGCGGCGATATTATCATTTGATGTAGCTTCTACATCTCAATGCCTTTGCTTTGGAGACTCGGCCGGCTCTATACATCTAATGTCTACTAACAACCCGGAACCTCAATTCAATACATTCTCTAG ACCTACGGAGTTTGCCGATCCAATTGAAACCTTACCATCCATTTCTTTTGATGACGATATTACACCGTACAGTATTATACCAATGATATATTCAGATCAACCACTTTTAAGTGATTGGCCtgaagaatttataaaaaaagtttatag GAAAACTCCACCAATAGATCCCGAAATCTTGCGCACAATGAAAATGCAGGGAACAATAGGATACGCACCAAATCCTCAGGCTTTTCGCAGAAATCAA ATACCGTACAATCTGGAAAAACGACGTGGCTTAGTCGCGAAGCCTTTCGCGGGGGACTCACGGTCTAAAACAGATGACGGCACCTTTGTAGCCATACCTAAACGTTATCGTAAAATCGAGTTGAAATACTCACGGCTTGGTTACGATGATTTTGATTTTGATCAGTACAATCGAACCAGCTTTTGTGGCCTGGAGGCTACACTTCCCAACAGTTATTGCAATGCTATGCTGCAG TTGCTTTATTATTGCGAGCCTGTAAGAGTAGCATTGCTCTCGCATTCGTGCCAACGAGAGTTTTGTCTTTCTTGCGAATTGGGATTCTTGTTTCACATGCTGGATACATCACGAGGATTTCCTTGCCAAGCTGCGAATTTCCTTAGAGCTTTTAGGACAGTTCGAGAGGCGTCAGCTTTAGGACTTATACTGAACGATCCAGAATCCAAGAAAAAGATCAATCTAGTTGTACTCATTCAA AGCTGGAATAGATTTATTCTACATCAAATACATTATGAGATACTGGAAACGAGGAAAAGACAACAAAAAGAAGAGGAGGCACGACTTCTTAAGTCAGGTTCCAAATATCCCCCATTTGTTTATAATGAACAGGACTTTCCTAGTATTCTCGAGGATCTCGGTTCTCGATATAGAAACCACGACgatgaaaggaaaaaaaagagaaagcagGAGGAGGATG ATAAGACCATCAAAAAATCCACCGAAGAGAATGAAGTGCGAGATGACGAAACAGAGATCAGTCGTCTGTTTGGATCTGAACAAATGCATATACATCGCTGTCTCAAATGTGGGCAAGAAGCTACAAAACATTCTATCATGTTACTTTGTAACTTAGTTTATCCGGAAATAAGTAATCCTT CTGAAGAGGTACCGTTCACAAATGTTCTTGCCCGTAGTTTAAGACCTGAGAAAATTACACCTGCATGGTGTGACAATTGTCAGAAATTTACACCTACTCTCCAGTCTCGACAATTGACTAAACTACCTCAAATACTGGCTCTAAACTGCGGCTTAGATACTCAGCAG GATAAGGCGTTTTGGCAGAATCAAATGGACATCGTAGTACAAAACGTGTTAACGGGAAAGGAGAGCAGTCCTAGCTCCAGTCCTGTGCCCGTCACTGCAAAGCCCTGTCGCTATGGCAATAATTGTACGCGAACCGGATGTCGATTCAGGCACGTTGGCCGTGACTCAG aaacagaaaaattattgccATCGTCCTCTACTCCGTCTACCTCGTCAACCTCGGCGCCCGTTACATCGCCTCCTAGTCATTTGTATTACTTACATTCCTGGATACCTCACAACATAGAGATCTCCCTCGAAGAAAGCGGAGAGAtgtcagttaaaaaaattaatgaaccAAAAAGCGAATCGGATAATGACATGTCCGCGCAGACAAGCATGCTCGAAAACGGTCAAGATGACAAAATGGTACAAATAGTTTCCGAGAGCGGGGATAAcgataaagaaaaagttgagaaaatgttgcaaaattgtaatatagtATCAAACGAAGAAGATGGCAAGGCTGTAAAAAGTACAAATTCGGAGATCTCTTGTAATACTCAAAAGATACAATATGGTCTTAGTGCTGTTGTCTGTTACATCGATGATAAGAATAACGAGGAACGGAGGAACATTGTAGCACTATTACGAGTTGGACCAGATTATCACGAACGATCAGGAGGCCACGCCGTATCGCAATGGTACATCTTCAATGATTTCTG tATACAACCAGTGACACCACAAGAAGCGGTATGGTTTAATCTCGATTGGAAAGTGCCGTGTGTGCTCCATTACACAGCAATACCTGCTCCTGAACCGATACAATTTGTTAGCCCCCTTACGTATGATGTATTCGGAGAAGACAAATGTATCGCTCGCAGTGGCGGAACTAGAGGCATAACGTTTACTCCTCTTTCGTCAGATGAAATGCCTAAAAAAG GAGAGTTGGTAGGGATCGATGCAGAATTTGTTACCTTAAATCAGGAAGAATCCGAGTTACGGAGTGATGGAAAAATGTCTACTATAAAACCGAGCCATATGTCGGTTGCACGAATCACCTGTATACGCGG GCAAGGTCCATTGGAAGGTACACCGTTTATAGACGATTATATAAGTACTCAAGAACAGGTGGTCGACTATTTGACAAAATTCAGCGGCATTCAGCCAGGTGATTTAGATGCGAACTTCAGTAGCAAACATCTCACCACTCTAAAATCAACGtatcaaaaattaagattCTTAGTGGACAATGGCATAATCTTCGTCGGGCACGGCCTAAAAAACGATTTTAG GGTAATAAATTTGGTAGTGCCACCGGAGCAAATAGTAGATACGGTTTTGTTATTCCATTTACCTCATCATCGCATGGTATCATTACGCTTTTTGACATGGCACTTTTTGGGTAAAAACATTCAATCTGAAACTCATGATTCAACCGAGGACGCACGAGCAGCTTTAGAATTATATCGCAAATATAAGGAATTAGAAAGATCTGGTACACTGAAAGCAACACTGAAAGAACTGTATGAAGTTGGCAACCAATTACAGTGGAAA gTCCCTGATAGCTGA
- the LOC105832640 gene encoding phospholipid phosphatase 6 → MEMSDKRQVPTPLRKALAVDAYLTDEFVKLVEKILPLKQLKVHYKLLEISCHGIPWLTISLVLIWVLSSKSLYQMQVNLLIGLLLDIVFVSVLKAITRRRRPNTNDDPFSIGPDKYSFPSGHASRAAFLVYFFLHLWPVPLICAPPLLAWSFSVCMSRMLMRRHHLLDVFAGVLLGILEGLIIGYIYLEQETCISLVSWITDEKVSGAD, encoded by the exons ATGGAAATG tcTGACAAAAGACAGGTCCCAACGCCGTTGAGGAAAGCATTGGCAGTGGATGCCTATTTGACAGACGAGTTTGTCAAATTAGTGGAAAAAATCCTACCCttgaaacaattaaaagtacattataaattattggag ATATCATGCCATGGCATTCCTTGGCTCACAATATCTCTTGTACTGATTTGGGTTTTGAGCAGCAAAAGCTTGTATCAAATGCAAGTTAATCTTCTAATAG GATTGCTGCTCGACATTGTTTTTGTTTCTGTGCTTAAAGCAATTACAAGAAGAAGACGACCAAACACTAACGACGATCCATTCTCAATAGGTCCTGATAAATATTCCTTTCCATCTGGACATGCATCTCGGGCTGCATTTCTCGTATATTTCTTCCTTCATCTGTGGCCTGTACCTTTGATATGTGCACCACCTTTGCTAGCATGGTCCTTTAGTGTATGCATGTCCAGAATGTTAATGAGAAGACATCATTTACTAGATGTGTTCGCTGGTGTGCTTCTAGGCATTTTGGAAGGTTTAATTATAggttatatttatttggaaCAGGAGACATGCATTAGTTTAGTTTCCTGGATTACAGACGAGAAAGTATCTGGAGCTGATTAA